The following proteins are co-located in the Pseudomonas sp. ATCC 13867 genome:
- a CDS encoding acyl-CoA thioesterase: protein MTDTALHPFDRAVALQPVDGQPGLYDGHTSQDYWNMVGPFGGITAAVLLQGALRHPQLLGSPLSLTVNYASAVVAGAFQVQATPVRTNRSTQHWLLQLTQVDENGEQQVTTTATLVTALRRETWSHSDLHMPQAAPAAELARMTNLGKGVAWVQQYELRAISGGIPTRWDGGGEHSRSQFWLRDAEARPLDFLSLAAMSDIFYPRVWLRRATPVPAGTVSITTYFHTDTAQLSEAGTGYLLGDARGQAFRNGFFDQTAELWSESGQLLATSNQIVYYKE, encoded by the coding sequence ATGACCGATACCGCCCTGCACCCATTCGACCGCGCCGTCGCCCTGCAACCCGTGGACGGCCAGCCCGGCCTCTACGATGGCCACACCAGCCAGGACTACTGGAACATGGTGGGCCCGTTCGGCGGCATCACCGCGGCCGTCCTCCTGCAGGGCGCGCTGCGCCATCCGCAACTGCTCGGCAGCCCTCTCTCGCTGACGGTCAACTACGCCAGCGCCGTGGTGGCCGGGGCCTTCCAGGTCCAGGCCACGCCGGTCCGCACCAACCGTTCCACCCAGCACTGGCTGCTGCAGCTGACCCAGGTCGACGAAAACGGCGAGCAGCAGGTCACCACCACCGCCACCCTGGTCACCGCCCTGCGCCGCGAAACCTGGAGCCACTCCGACCTGCACATGCCGCAGGCAGCCCCGGCCGCCGAACTGGCGCGGATGACCAACCTCGGCAAGGGCGTGGCCTGGGTGCAACAGTACGAACTGCGCGCCATCAGCGGCGGCATTCCGACCCGCTGGGACGGCGGCGGCGAGCACAGCCGCAGCCAGTTCTGGCTGCGCGACGCCGAGGCCCGCCCGCTGGACTTCCTGTCCCTGGCGGCGATGAGCGACATCTTCTACCCGCGCGTCTGGCTACGCCGTGCTACCCCGGTGCCGGCGGGCACCGTGTCGATCACCACCTATTTCCATACCGACACCGCCCAACTGAGCGAAGCCGGCACCGGCTACCTGCTCGGCGACGCCCGTGGCCAGGCCTTCCGCAACGGTTTCTTCGACCAGACGGCGGAACTGTGGAGCGAGTCGGGCCAACTGCTGGCGACCAGCAACCAGATCGTCTACTACAAGGAATAA
- a CDS encoding zinc ribbon domain-containing protein YjdM, producing MSTLPACPKCNSEYTYEDGTLLICPECAHEWSADGAAEAEGDARVIKDSVGNLLQDGDTVTVIKDLKVKGSSLVVKVGTKVKNIRLVDGDHDIDCKIDGIGAMKLKSEFVKKV from the coding sequence GTGAGCACCTTGCCTGCCTGCCCGAAATGCAACTCCGAATACACCTATGAAGACGGCACCCTGCTGATCTGCCCGGAGTGCGCCCACGAGTGGTCCGCCGACGGCGCGGCCGAGGCCGAGGGCGATGCCCGCGTGATCAAGGACTCGGTCGGCAACCTGCTGCAGGACGGCGATACCGTGACCGTGATCAAGGACCTGAAGGTCAAGGGTTCGTCCCTGGTGGTGAAGGTCGGCACCAAGGTGAAGAACATCCGCCTGGTGGACGGCGACCACGACATCGACTGCAAGATCGACGGCATCGGCGCGATGAAGCTGAAGTCGGAGTTCGTGAAGAAGGTCTGA
- a CDS encoding c-type cytochrome, which yields MGRVVLLWVLLCATAQASEMMDRLNALEKDPAAREQSYAAAQERILLCSKCHGEDGNSKRDYIPNLAGQNPQYLFDAFEKYVTGQRTDFVMNQAAKLLTLDERVNIAFYFSQQQVHPRPATDPLDAALVEQGAQRFGTVCAACHGAAALGHDGIPRIAGQPGQYLNHALQRYRDKDPSRAGSPMLGVAATLSDADIAALTAYLSQLQP from the coding sequence ATGGGGAGAGTCGTTCTGCTGTGGGTGCTGTTGTGCGCGACCGCGCAGGCATCGGAGATGATGGACCGGCTCAACGCCCTGGAGAAAGACCCCGCCGCGCGGGAACAGTCTTATGCCGCGGCGCAGGAGCGCATCCTGCTGTGCAGCAAGTGCCACGGCGAAGACGGTAACAGCAAGCGCGACTACATCCCCAACCTCGCCGGACAGAACCCGCAATACCTGTTCGACGCCTTCGAAAAGTACGTGACCGGCCAGCGCACCGACTTCGTGATGAACCAGGCCGCGAAGTTGTTGACGCTCGATGAGCGGGTGAACATCGCCTTCTATTTCAGCCAGCAGCAGGTCCACCCCAGACCCGCCACCGACCCGCTGGACGCGGCGCTGGTGGAACAGGGCGCGCAGCGCTTCGGTACTGTCTGCGCCGCCTGCCACGGTGCCGCCGCCCTGGGCCACGACGGCATTCCGCGCATCGCCGGCCAGCCCGGGCAATACCTGAATCACGCCCTGCAGCGCTACCGGGACAAGGACCCCAGCCGGGCGGGTTCACCCATGCTCGGCGTGGCGGCGACACTCAGTGATGCGGACATCGCCGCTCTGACGGCCTATCTCAGCCAGTTGCAGCCCTGA
- the oadA gene encoding sodium-extruding oxaloacetate decarboxylase subunit alpha, with protein sequence MTVAKKVTVTDTILRDAHQSLLATRMRTEDMLPICDKLDRVGYWSLEVWGGATFDACVRFLKEDPWERLRKLKAALPNTRLQMLLRGQNLLGYRHYSDDVVRAFVAKAAVNGIDVFRIFDAMNDVRNLRVSIEAVKAAGKHAQGTICYTTSPVHTIEAFVAQGRAMADMGVDSIAIKDMAGLLTPYATGELVKALKDALPLDVVVHSHDTAGVASMCQLKAVENGADRIDTAISSMAWGTSHPGTESMVAALRDTPFDTGLDLELIQEIGMYFHAVRKKYHQFESEFTGVDTRVQVNQVPGGMISNLANQLKEQGALNRMSEVLAEIPRVREDLGFPPLVTPTSQIVGTQAFFNVLAGERYKTITNEVKLYLQGRYGKAPGTIDEALRRQAIGNEEVIDVRPADLLKPELNKLREEIGSLAKSEEDVLTFAMFPDIGRKFLEERAAGTLKPEELLPIPNGKGVAAAGGEGVPTEFVVDVHGESYRVDITGVGVKTDGKRHFYLSVDGMPEEVVFEPLNEFIGGGGNKRKQASEPGHVSTTMPGNIVDVLVKEGDSVKAGQAVLITEAMKMETEVQAGIAGTVKAIHVAKGDRVNPGEILVEIEG encoded by the coding sequence ATGACCGTTGCCAAGAAAGTCACCGTCACCGATACCATCCTGCGCGACGCCCACCAGTCGCTGCTGGCGACCCGGATGCGCACCGAAGACATGCTTCCCATCTGCGACAAGCTCGACCGGGTCGGCTACTGGTCGCTGGAAGTCTGGGGCGGCGCCACCTTCGACGCCTGCGTGCGCTTCCTCAAGGAAGACCCGTGGGAGCGCCTGCGCAAGCTCAAGGCCGCGCTGCCCAACACCCGCCTGCAGATGCTCCTGCGCGGGCAGAACCTGCTCGGCTACCGCCACTACAGCGATGACGTGGTGCGTGCCTTCGTCGCCAAGGCGGCGGTCAACGGCATCGACGTGTTCCGCATCTTCGACGCGATGAACGACGTGCGTAACCTGCGCGTCTCCATCGAGGCGGTGAAGGCCGCCGGCAAGCACGCCCAGGGCACTATCTGCTACACCACCAGCCCGGTGCACACCATCGAGGCCTTCGTCGCCCAGGGGCGCGCCATGGCGGACATGGGCGTGGACTCCATCGCCATCAAGGACATGGCCGGTCTGCTGACCCCCTATGCCACCGGCGAGCTGGTCAAGGCGCTGAAGGATGCGCTGCCGCTGGACGTGGTCGTGCACTCCCATGACACCGCCGGCGTGGCCAGCATGTGCCAGCTGAAAGCCGTGGAGAACGGCGCCGACCGCATCGACACCGCCATCTCCAGCATGGCCTGGGGCACCAGCCACCCGGGCACCGAGTCGATGGTCGCGGCCCTGCGCGACACTCCGTTCGACACCGGGCTTGACCTGGAACTGATCCAGGAAATCGGCATGTACTTCCACGCCGTGCGCAAGAAGTACCACCAGTTCGAGAGCGAGTTCACCGGCGTGGATACCCGCGTGCAGGTCAACCAGGTTCCGGGCGGGATGATTTCCAACCTGGCCAACCAGCTCAAGGAACAGGGCGCGCTGAACCGCATGTCGGAAGTGCTGGCTGAGATTCCGCGAGTTCGCGAAGACCTCGGCTTCCCGCCCCTGGTCACCCCGACCTCGCAGATCGTCGGTACCCAGGCGTTCTTCAACGTGCTGGCCGGCGAACGCTACAAGACCATCACCAACGAGGTGAAGCTCTACCTGCAGGGCCGCTACGGCAAGGCGCCGGGTACCATCGACGAAGCACTGCGCCGCCAGGCCATCGGCAACGAGGAAGTGATCGACGTGCGCCCGGCCGACCTGCTCAAGCCGGAGCTGAACAAGCTGCGCGAAGAGATCGGCAGCCTGGCCAAGTCCGAAGAGGACGTGCTGACCTTCGCCATGTTCCCGGACATCGGCCGCAAGTTCCTCGAAGAGCGCGCCGCCGGCACCCTGAAACCCGAAGAACTGCTGCCCATCCCCAACGGCAAGGGCGTCGCCGCCGCCGGCGGTGAAGGCGTGCCGACCGAGTTCGTGGTCGACGTGCACGGCGAGAGCTACCGCGTGGACATCACCGGCGTCGGCGTGAAGACCGACGGCAAGCGCCACTTCTACCTGTCGGTGGATGGCATGCCGGAAGAGGTGGTGTTCGAACCGCTCAACGAGTTCATCGGCGGCGGCGGCAACAAGCGCAAGCAGGCCAGCGAGCCGGGCCATGTCAGCACCACCATGCCGGGCAACATCGTCGATGTGCTGGTCAAGGAAGGCGACAGCGTCAAGGCCGGCCAGGCCGTGCTGATCACCGAAGCGATGAAGATGGAAACCGAGGTGCAGGCGGGCATCGCCGGCACCGTGAAGGCCATCCACGTAGCCAAGGGCGACCGGGTCAACCCCGGTGAGATCCTGGTTGAAATTGAAGGCTGA
- a CDS encoding acetyl-CoA carboxylase biotin carboxylase subunit, giving the protein MIKKILIANRGEIAVRIVRACAEMGIRSVAVYADADRHALHVKRADEAHSIGTDPLSGYLNPRALVNLAVETGCDALHPGYGFLSENAELAEICVERGIKFIGPSAEVIRRMGDKTEARRSMIAAGVPCTPGTEGNVADLAEAVSEAERIGYPVMLKATSGGGGRGIRRCNSRAELEQNFPRVISEATKAFGSAEVFLEKCIVNPKHIEAQVLADSFGNTVHLFERDCSIQRRNQKLIEIAPSPQLTPEQRAYIGDLSVRAAKAVGYENAGTVEFLLADGEVYFMEMNTRVQVEHTITEEITGIDIVREQIRVASGLPLSVKQEDIIHRGFALQFRINAEDPKNNFLPSFGKITRYYAPGGPGVRTDTAIYTGYTIPPYYDSMCLKLVVWALTWEEALDRGLRALDDMRVQGVKTTAAYYQEILKNPEFRSGQFNTSFVESHPELTEYSIKRTPSHLAIAIATAIAAHAGL; this is encoded by the coding sequence GTGATCAAGAAAATCCTGATCGCCAACCGTGGGGAAATCGCTGTCCGGATCGTGCGCGCCTGTGCCGAGATGGGCATCCGTTCGGTGGCTGTCTATGCCGACGCCGACCGCCACGCCCTGCACGTCAAGCGTGCCGACGAAGCGCACAGCATCGGTACCGATCCGCTGTCCGGTTACCTCAACCCGCGCGCCCTGGTGAACCTGGCGGTGGAGACCGGCTGCGATGCCCTGCATCCGGGCTACGGCTTCCTCTCCGAGAACGCGGAACTGGCGGAAATCTGCGTCGAGCGCGGGATCAAGTTCATCGGCCCGTCGGCGGAAGTGATCCGCCGCATGGGCGACAAGACCGAAGCGCGCCGCAGCATGATCGCCGCCGGCGTGCCCTGCACCCCCGGCACCGAAGGCAATGTCGCCGATCTGGCCGAAGCCGTCTCCGAAGCCGAGCGCATCGGCTACCCGGTGATGCTCAAGGCCACCTCCGGCGGTGGCGGTCGCGGCATTCGTCGCTGCAACTCGCGCGCCGAGCTGGAGCAGAACTTCCCCCGCGTGATCTCCGAGGCCACCAAGGCTTTCGGCAGCGCGGAAGTCTTCCTCGAGAAGTGCATCGTCAATCCCAAGCACATCGAAGCCCAGGTGCTGGCCGACTCCTTCGGCAACACCGTGCACCTGTTCGAGCGCGACTGCTCGATCCAGCGCCGCAACCAGAAGCTCATCGAGATCGCCCCCAGCCCGCAGCTCACCCCCGAGCAGCGCGCCTACATCGGCGACCTCTCCGTACGCGCGGCCAAGGCCGTGGGCTACGAGAACGCCGGCACCGTGGAGTTCCTGCTCGCCGATGGCGAGGTGTACTTCATGGAGATGAACACCCGTGTGCAGGTGGAGCACACCATCACCGAGGAAATCACCGGCATCGACATCGTCCGCGAGCAGATCCGCGTGGCCTCCGGCCTGCCGCTCTCGGTCAAGCAGGAAGACATTATCCACCGTGGTTTCGCCCTGCAGTTCCGCATCAACGCCGAAGACCCGAAGAACAACTTCCTGCCGTCCTTCGGCAAGATCACTCGCTACTACGCGCCCGGCGGCCCCGGCGTGCGCACCGACACGGCGATCTACACCGGCTACACCATCCCGCCGTACTACGACTCGATGTGCCTGAAGCTGGTGGTCTGGGCACTGACCTGGGAAGAGGCGCTGGACCGTGGCCTGCGTGCGCTGGACGACATGCGCGTGCAGGGCGTGAAGACCACCGCGGCCTACTACCAGGAAATCCTCAAGAACCCGGAATTCCGTAGCGGCCAGTTCAACACCAGCTTCGTCGAGAGCCATCCGGAACTGACCGAATACTCCATCAAGCGCACCCCGTCGCACCTGGCCATCGCCATCGCCACCGCCATTGCCGCCCACGCTGGCCTGTGA
- a CDS encoding LysR family transcriptional regulator yields the protein MRMTLRQLQVFRAVCESRSYSRAAEEMALTQPAVSLQIRQLEELVGQPLFEYIGKKLYQTDAADALLRATNDIFQRLEVLDMNLSDLKGSLQGQLRLAVESSAKYITPHLFAAFQAQHPDVSLNLTVVNRAQVIKRLSDNRDDLVIMSLVPQDMALEFLPFLNNPIVAVAPPDHPLCNAAKLSLKDLEPYPLLIREPGSGTRKACEEHFQQKRAHFPQTLEFASLEGSREGVLAGLGLALLPRHAVSRELQSGLLHELPVEELPLYRSWCLVHARGKRLSPVAQAFVAFIREERALISQLAERFAGPPSPK from the coding sequence ATGCGTATGACCCTTCGCCAACTGCAGGTTTTCCGGGCGGTGTGCGAAAGCCGTTCCTACAGCCGGGCGGCGGAGGAAATGGCCCTGACCCAGCCGGCGGTCAGCCTGCAGATTCGCCAGTTGGAAGAACTGGTCGGCCAGCCGCTGTTCGAGTACATCGGCAAGAAGCTCTACCAGACCGATGCCGCCGACGCCCTGCTGCGCGCCACCAACGACATCTTCCAGCGCCTGGAAGTGCTGGACATGAACCTCTCCGACCTCAAGGGCTCGCTGCAGGGCCAGCTGCGCCTGGCGGTGGAGTCCAGCGCCAAGTACATCACCCCGCATCTGTTCGCCGCCTTCCAGGCGCAGCACCCGGACGTCAGCCTGAACCTCACGGTGGTCAACCGCGCCCAGGTGATCAAGCGCCTGTCGGACAACCGCGACGACCTGGTGATCATGTCCCTGGTGCCGCAGGACATGGCGCTGGAATTCCTGCCCTTCCTGAACAACCCCATTGTGGCCGTGGCACCGCCGGACCATCCGCTGTGCAACGCCGCGAAGCTCTCGCTGAAGGACCTGGAACCCTACCCGCTACTGATCCGCGAACCGGGCTCGGGCACGCGCAAGGCCTGCGAGGAACACTTCCAGCAGAAGCGCGCGCACTTCCCGCAGACGCTGGAATTCGCCTCGCTGGAGGGTTCACGCGAAGGGGTGCTGGCGGGCCTGGGCCTGGCGCTGCTGCCGCGCCACGCGGTGAGCCGCGAACTGCAATCCGGGCTGCTGCACGAATTGCCGGTGGAAGAGCTGCCGCTCTACCGCAGCTGGTGTCTGGTGCACGCCCGCGGCAAGCGCCTGAGTCCGGTGGCCCAGGCGTTCGTCGCCTTCATCCGCGAAGAGCGGGCGCTGATCAGCCAGCTGGCCGAACGCTTCGCCGGCCCGCCTTCGCCGAAGTGA
- a CDS encoding PA3496 family putative envelope integrity protein: MPRHIDDTQLQVDSKTRRKLEDQRRMQFRRAIEDRAEAQRLALETSDYPDLIAVAYLTSAKAGRRSVRPAG; the protein is encoded by the coding sequence ATGCCCCGCCATATCGACGACACCCAGCTCCAAGTGGACAGCAAGACCCGTCGCAAGCTCGAAGACCAGCGACGCATGCAGTTCCGACGCGCCATCGAGGACCGTGCGGAGGCGCAACGCCTCGCCCTGGAAACCTCCGATTACCCCGATCTGATCGCCGTCGCCTACCTCACTTCGGCGAAGGCGGGCCGGCGAAGCGTTCGGCCAGCTGGCTGA
- the hexR gene encoding transcriptional regulator HexR, with protein MNLLQHIAQSRHLLRKSELKVADHVMQDPASVMHSSMADLAHGVGVSEPTIVRFCRAIGCSGFQDLKLKLAQSLAAGASFGQFSINESDSVADFSLKIFDTTLHSLMEVREHLDTHALERAIAAIAHAQRVEFYGFGASGAVAADAQHKFFRLLLSAAAYSDPHMQAMSAVTLKPSDVAICISQSGRSKDLLVTANLVREAGATLITLCPSQTPLADLATVNLAVDVHEDTDIYTPLTSRIAHLVVIDVLAMGVAMARGPDLVNHLKSVKRSLRSLRLSPKVVKSHEERPEEAS; from the coding sequence GTGAACCTTTTGCAGCACATTGCCCAGTCGCGTCATCTGCTCCGAAAGTCGGAGCTCAAGGTTGCCGATCACGTGATGCAGGATCCTGCATCGGTCATGCACAGCTCCATGGCGGACCTCGCCCACGGCGTCGGCGTCAGCGAGCCGACCATCGTGCGCTTCTGCCGCGCCATTGGCTGTAGCGGCTTCCAGGATCTCAAGCTCAAGTTGGCGCAGAGCCTGGCCGCCGGTGCCAGCTTCGGCCAGTTCTCGATCAACGAGAGCGACTCGGTGGCGGACTTCAGCCTGAAGATCTTCGACACCACCCTGCACTCGCTGATGGAAGTGCGCGAGCACCTCGACACTCATGCCCTGGAGCGCGCCATCGCGGCCATCGCCCATGCCCAGCGCGTCGAGTTCTACGGCTTTGGCGCGTCCGGCGCGGTGGCGGCGGATGCCCAGCACAAGTTCTTCCGCCTGCTGCTCTCGGCGGCGGCCTATTCCGACCCGCACATGCAGGCCATGTCGGCGGTGACCCTGAAGCCCTCGGACGTGGCGATCTGCATCTCCCAGTCCGGCCGCTCCAAGGACCTGCTGGTGACCGCCAATCTCGTCCGCGAGGCCGGCGCCACGCTGATCACCCTGTGCCCCAGCCAGACCCCGCTGGCGGACCTGGCCACGGTGAACCTGGCGGTGGACGTGCACGAAGACACCGACATCTACACCCCGCTGACCTCGCGGATCGCCCACCTGGTGGTGATCGACGTGCTGGCGATGGGCGTGGCGATGGCCCGTGGCCCGGACCTGGTCAATCACCTGAAGAGCGTGAAGCGCAGCTTGCGCAGCCTGCGTCTGTCGCCGAAAGTGGTGAAGAGCCACGAGGAACGTCCGGAAGAGGCGTCCTAA
- the zwf gene encoding glucose-6-phosphate dehydrogenase, protein MNTPLSASLPSSCDILVFGGSGDLALHKLLPALYHLHRENRLPADTRIFALARGNRDNASYLALAERNCRAQVARNDFSTEAWRSFAQRLEYLSIDASQSADFGRLRTALKRSEGRVLVHYLATAPSLFVPIAQNLKIAGLAGPQARIVLEKPLGHSLESALAINQAIGEVFDESRVFRIDHYLGKETVQNLMALRFANTLFEPVWRNGHIDHVQITVSETLGVENRGAYYDHAGAMRDMVQNHLLQLLCLVTMEAPVRFDAEAVRNEKVKILQALKPISGQDVQDKTVRGQYTAGHIGGQEVPAYWFEKNVDNDSDTETFVAVQAEIDNWRWSAVPFYLRTGKRMAKKCSEIVIQFKPAPNGLIGAASTANRLWIRLQPEERISVQLMAKAPGKGMQLEPVELDLNLAQAFSRNKRRWDAYERLLLDVIEGDSTLFMRRDEVEAAWRWIDPIIKGWQEHYQSPRPYPAGSNGPEQAQTLLELQGRRWLE, encoded by the coding sequence TTGAACACGCCCCTCAGCGCTAGTCTTCCCAGCTCCTGCGACATTCTGGTATTCGGCGGCAGCGGCGACCTGGCCCTGCACAAGCTGCTGCCGGCGCTCTACCACCTGCACCGGGAGAACCGCCTGCCGGCCGATACGCGGATTTTCGCCCTCGCCCGAGGCAACCGCGACAATGCGTCCTACCTCGCCCTGGCCGAACGCAACTGCCGCGCCCAGGTGGCGCGCAACGACTTCTCCACCGAGGCCTGGCGCAGCTTCGCCCAGCGCCTGGAATACCTGTCCATCGACGCCTCGCAGAGCGCCGACTTCGGCCGCCTGCGAACCGCCCTGAAGCGCAGCGAAGGCCGCGTGCTGGTGCATTACCTGGCCACCGCGCCGAGCCTGTTCGTCCCCATTGCGCAGAACCTGAAGATCGCCGGCCTGGCCGGCCCGCAGGCGCGCATCGTGCTGGAGAAGCCGCTGGGCCACTCACTGGAATCGGCGCTGGCGATCAACCAGGCGATCGGCGAGGTGTTCGACGAATCGCGGGTATTCCGCATCGACCACTATCTGGGCAAGGAAACCGTGCAGAACCTGATGGCCCTGCGCTTCGCCAACACGCTGTTCGAACCGGTGTGGCGCAACGGGCACATCGACCACGTGCAGATCACCGTCAGCGAGACCCTGGGCGTGGAGAACCGCGGCGCCTACTACGACCACGCCGGCGCCATGCGCGACATGGTGCAGAACCACCTGCTGCAGCTGCTCTGCCTGGTGACGATGGAGGCGCCGGTGCGCTTCGACGCCGAGGCGGTGCGCAACGAGAAGGTGAAGATCCTCCAGGCGCTCAAACCGATCTCCGGGCAGGACGTGCAGGACAAGACCGTGCGCGGCCAGTACACCGCCGGGCACATCGGCGGACAGGAGGTTCCGGCCTACTGGTTCGAGAAAAATGTCGACAACGACAGCGATACGGAGACCTTCGTCGCCGTACAGGCCGAGATCGACAACTGGCGCTGGTCCGCCGTGCCGTTCTACCTGCGCACCGGCAAGCGCATGGCGAAGAAGTGCTCGGAGATCGTCATCCAGTTCAAGCCGGCGCCCAACGGTCTGATCGGCGCCGCCAGTACCGCCAACCGCCTGTGGATAAGACTGCAACCGGAGGAGCGCATCAGCGTGCAACTGATGGCCAAGGCGCCGGGCAAGGGCATGCAACTGGAGCCGGTGGAGCTGGACCTGAACCTGGCCCAGGCCTTCAGCCGTAACAAGCGCCGCTGGGACGCCTACGAGCGCCTGCTGCTGGACGTGATCGAGGGCGACTCGACCCTGTTCATGCGCCGCGACGAGGTGGAAGCGGCCTGGCGCTGGATCGACCCGATCATCAAGGGCTGGCAGGAGCACTACCAGAGCCCGCGCCCCTACCCGGCCGGCAGCAACGGGCCGGAGCAGGCGCAGACGCTGCTGGAACTGCAAGGGCGGCGCTGGCTGGAGTGA
- the trhP gene encoding prephenate-dependent tRNA uridine(34) hydroxylase TrhP, with product MSPTPFSPELLCPAGSLKSLRHAFAYGADAVYAGQPRYSLRVRNNEFDHANLATGINEAHAQGKRLYVVVNIAPHNAKLKTFLQDVESVLALGPDALIMSDPGLIMLVRQHFPEVDIHLSVQANAVNWASVEFWRQQGLKRVILSRELSLEEIGEIRERVPGMELEVFVHGALCMAYSGRCLLSGYINRRDPNQGTCTNACRWEYKTHAAHEDELGHAVRNVEPTLGLGVPTKDIFLLEEGNRPGELMETFEDEHGTYIMNSKDLRAIQHVQRLTQMGVHSLKIEGRTKSHYYVARTAQAYRKAIDDAVAGRAFDLGLMDTLESLAHRGYTEGFLRRHVHDEYQNYQYGHSLSERQQFVGEFTGERRHGLAEVRVKNRFAVGDSIELMTPAGNRTFRLHALENNRGESIGVAPGDGHVVYIPAPEELDLQYALLMRNLNGGTTRDAREPAAAVGGCGSDCGTCGCGGS from the coding sequence ATGTCCCCCACGCCGTTTTCCCCCGAACTGCTCTGCCCCGCCGGCTCGCTGAAAAGCCTGCGCCACGCCTTCGCCTACGGCGCCGATGCTGTCTACGCCGGCCAGCCGCGCTACAGCCTGCGGGTACGCAACAACGAGTTCGACCACGCCAACCTCGCCACCGGCATCAACGAGGCCCACGCCCAGGGCAAGCGCCTGTATGTGGTGGTGAACATCGCCCCGCACAACGCCAAGCTGAAGACCTTCCTGCAGGACGTGGAGTCGGTGCTCGCCCTTGGCCCGGACGCGCTGATCATGTCCGATCCCGGCCTGATCATGCTGGTTCGCCAGCATTTCCCCGAGGTTGACATCCACCTCTCGGTGCAGGCCAACGCGGTGAACTGGGCCAGCGTGGAGTTCTGGCGCCAGCAGGGGCTCAAGCGGGTGATCCTGTCCCGCGAACTGTCGCTGGAGGAAATCGGCGAGATCCGCGAGCGGGTGCCAGGCATGGAGCTGGAAGTCTTCGTCCATGGCGCGCTGTGCATGGCCTACTCCGGGCGCTGCCTGCTGTCGGGCTACATCAACCGCCGCGACCCCAACCAGGGCACCTGCACCAACGCCTGCCGCTGGGAGTACAAGACCCACGCCGCCCACGAGGACGAATTGGGCCACGCCGTTCGCAACGTCGAGCCGACCCTGGGGCTCGGCGTGCCGACGAAGGACATCTTCCTGCTCGAAGAGGGCAACCGCCCCGGCGAGCTAATGGAGACCTTCGAGGACGAGCACGGCACCTACATCATGAACTCCAAGGACCTGCGCGCCATCCAGCACGTGCAACGTTTGACGCAGATGGGCGTGCATTCGCTGAAGATCGAGGGTCGGACCAAGTCCCACTACTACGTCGCGCGCACCGCCCAGGCCTACCGCAAGGCCATCGACGACGCCGTCGCCGGGCGCGCCTTCGACCTCGGCCTGATGGACACCCTGGAGTCCCTCGCCCACCGCGGCTACACCGAGGGCTTCCTGCGCCGCCACGTGCACGACGAGTACCAGAACTACCAGTACGGCCACTCGCTGTCCGAGCGCCAGCAGTTCGTTGGCGAGTTCACCGGCGAGCGCCGCCACGGCCTGGCCGAGGTGCGGGTGAAGAACCGCTTCGCGGTGGGCGACAGCATCGAGCTGATGACCCCGGCCGGCAACCGCACCTTCCGCCTGCACGCCCTGGAGAACAACCGGGGAGAATCCATTGGCGTCGCGCCCGGCGACGGCCATGTCGTCTACATCCCGGCGCCCGAGGAGCTGGACCTGCAATACGCACTACTGATGCGCAACCTGAACGGCGGCACCACGCGCGATGCACGGGAGCCTGCTGCCGCGGTGGGTGGTTGCGGGAGCGATTGCGGCACCTGCGGGTGTGGCGGGAGCTGA